One genomic window of Polyangium aurulentum includes the following:
- a CDS encoding JAB domain-containing protein has product MTCSADVAAWAHPRLGHLAHEEMHIIALSGQNEFRGARMIARGGLHALAVRTSDILRAALELAASGFVLVHNHPGGDHNPSLEDVKLTVRVQGIADLIGMPLVDHIIVTASGRFSSFVVDEWVRRATQEQ; this is encoded by the coding sequence ATCACCTGCTCTGCCGACGTTGCCGCATGGGCCCACCCCCGGCTCGGACATCTGGCACACGAGGAGATGCACATCATCGCGCTCAGCGGCCAGAACGAATTCCGCGGCGCAAGGATGATCGCCCGCGGCGGCCTTCACGCGCTCGCGGTCCGGACCTCCGACATCCTGCGTGCAGCGCTCGAGCTCGCCGCGTCCGGGTTCGTGCTCGTCCACAACCATCCGGGCGGCGATCACAACCCGTCGCTCGAGGACGTCAAGCTGACCGTCCGCGTGCAGGGGATTGCAGACCTCATCGGAATGCCCCTCGTCGACCACATCATCGTCACCGCGTCGGGCCGCTTCAGCTCGTTCGTCGTAGATGAATGGGTACGCCGAGCGACGCAAGAACAGTGA
- a CDS encoding AAA family ATPase, with protein sequence MKRAPEGERWRLQAITIRHFRGVADERTVRFDGLPGLLHGHNGVGKSTVAQCLQWTLYGRFPQNVLPNVSMARFLAPVEGKKKAYCGEVTFQRGAERLLLRRDEADGKFTLVHGARRLRDEEAEAKRDELLGLDMDTFVRAVLLQQSRIRGLLLDEPRERNMALDRLLGMDALERLTNVVQSKKFSDAAQAWRQQIVADEVRFEAKEGLLRQQRETAENAAREHGFKNKDFSRVGLEKAYMAVGERLAAAATKYDVEIDPLPACDALSKAAATHRRVMAALGAIRLESNLKKRLAPVDARLDKLERVGRDWVEAMDAREKVKALIADWVERNGDKDAVVAERKQTRKDIASQKREVETADALYSLLESAHAYAEHREIESCPVCEQALPRGMKLTPALEKRMKKLASKTLDDLRAALDEGRQKLEYLKDELEQFEELENDLKKAQLRVERTRREAATVLESEEVAEAKVEKRIADTSAKLGTERDKILGDLNTMTEELAAIQDQSQAIQDGLVPLLRKRDEQETNEKEWEARKNAHANDAARAERMDRLALQLDRIRGALLRAKEDLASESLNRAGPRAAELYRKLVRHPCFDTLRLATQQKARKVDYAFEVSSGGSSKTALEARLALSDGQLTATALGVFFALAESTAHGLDLLYVDDPTQNLDLPCKEAMAKVIVEIARRKQVIVSTHDEDFVALLETEGFNERGVVHHVADWKGNPTYRTTGLPTSAP encoded by the coding sequence ATGAAGCGCGCTCCCGAGGGTGAACGCTGGCGGCTCCAGGCGATCACCATCCGCCACTTCCGCGGGGTAGCCGACGAGCGCACCGTGCGCTTCGACGGCCTGCCAGGTCTCCTGCATGGCCACAACGGTGTCGGAAAGTCGACCGTGGCGCAGTGCCTCCAGTGGACGCTCTACGGGCGGTTCCCGCAGAACGTCCTGCCGAACGTCTCGATGGCAAGGTTCCTCGCGCCCGTCGAGGGGAAGAAGAAGGCGTACTGCGGTGAGGTCACGTTCCAGCGCGGCGCGGAACGCTTGCTCCTCCGACGTGACGAGGCCGACGGCAAGTTCACGCTCGTACATGGGGCACGGCGCCTCCGCGACGAAGAAGCCGAGGCCAAGCGCGACGAGCTGCTCGGCCTCGACATGGATACGTTCGTTCGAGCCGTGCTCCTCCAGCAGAGCAGGATTCGGGGCCTCCTGCTCGATGAGCCACGCGAACGCAACATGGCGCTCGATCGGCTGCTCGGCATGGATGCCTTGGAGCGATTGACGAACGTCGTGCAGAGCAAGAAATTCAGTGACGCGGCCCAAGCATGGCGCCAGCAAATCGTGGCCGACGAGGTACGGTTCGAGGCGAAGGAGGGGCTCCTGCGCCAGCAGCGGGAAACAGCCGAGAATGCCGCCCGCGAGCACGGTTTCAAGAACAAGGACTTTTCCCGCGTCGGGCTGGAGAAAGCTTATATGGCTGTGGGCGAACGCCTAGCCGCAGCGGCAACCAAGTACGACGTCGAGATCGATCCCTTGCCTGCCTGTGACGCCCTCTCGAAGGCCGCAGCGACGCACCGGCGTGTGATGGCGGCCCTCGGAGCGATCCGGCTCGAATCGAACCTCAAAAAGCGACTCGCGCCAGTGGACGCTCGCCTGGACAAATTGGAGCGGGTCGGGCGCGATTGGGTCGAGGCGATGGACGCACGAGAAAAGGTGAAAGCCCTGATTGCGGACTGGGTGGAGAGAAACGGCGACAAGGACGCCGTCGTGGCGGAGAGAAAGCAGACGCGGAAGGACATCGCCAGCCAAAAGCGAGAGGTCGAGACCGCGGACGCTCTCTACAGCCTCCTCGAAAGCGCACACGCCTACGCCGAGCACCGGGAGATCGAGAGCTGCCCGGTCTGCGAGCAAGCGCTGCCGCGGGGCATGAAGCTCACGCCGGCGCTCGAAAAGAGGATGAAAAAGCTCGCTTCGAAGACACTCGATGATCTCCGCGCAGCCCTCGACGAGGGCAGACAAAAGCTCGAGTACCTCAAGGACGAGCTCGAGCAGTTCGAGGAGCTGGAGAACGATCTCAAGAAGGCTCAGCTCCGCGTGGAACGCACGCGTCGTGAAGCGGCGACGGTTCTCGAGAGCGAGGAGGTCGCAGAGGCCAAGGTCGAAAAGCGTATCGCTGACACGAGCGCGAAGCTCGGAACAGAGCGAGACAAGATCCTGGGTGACCTGAATACCATGACCGAGGAACTCGCAGCCATCCAGGACCAGAGCCAGGCGATCCAAGATGGCCTGGTTCCATTGCTTCGGAAGCGTGACGAACAGGAGACCAACGAAAAGGAGTGGGAGGCACGAAAAAACGCGCACGCAAACGATGCAGCACGTGCAGAACGAATGGACCGCCTCGCGCTGCAACTCGATCGCATCCGGGGCGCATTGCTTCGCGCGAAGGAAGATCTCGCCTCGGAGAGCCTCAACCGGGCCGGGCCACGCGCCGCCGAGCTCTATCGAAAGCTCGTCCGTCACCCATGCTTCGACACGCTCCGTCTCGCGACCCAACAGAAAGCGCGCAAGGTCGATTACGCCTTCGAGGTGAGCTCTGGAGGGTCGAGCAAAACGGCGCTTGAAGCACGACTCGCCCTGTCGGACGGCCAGCTCACGGCCACAGCGCTCGGCGTCTTCTTCGCGCTCGCCGAGTCCACGGCGCACGGGCTCGATCTCCTCTACGTGGACGACCCGACACAGAACCTCGATCTACCGTGCAAGGAGGCGATGGCCAAGGTGATCGTCGAAATCGCACGGCGAAAACAAGTCATCGTCTCGACGCATGACGAAGATTTCGTAGCCCTCCTCGAAACGGAAGGATTCAACGAACGCGGGGTCGTCCACCACGTGGCTGATTGGAAGGGTAATCCGACCTATCGGACGACAGGTCTTCCCACCAGCGCCCCCTGA
- a CDS encoding AAA family ATPase, whose protein sequence is MKKNGSIDIGSVRARFRAVRDGLNAAFREREDAIECIILAALSQSHALLVGPPGTAKSALFFGFLASFPDARKFQTLVTKFGTEDEYFGPVKLSALKNDLWERNLDGRLAAVECAFLDEVFKGSDSVLNAFLSAMNERLYKGQPIPLRLLVGASNELPEEEILAAIYDRFLLRDVVEYVQADATWMNLVAAPPEYKPAAQIGLAEWEAAAKEAQRVELPQRVVEEMLRLRTALKADGLVLSDRRWIALTRVLKAAAWLDDAQAVELDHLSVLKYGLWNKPEDRARVVAVLQTVDRSVVAQAIDVVDEALKAYANRPTDAAAYQTTLPQLADKVTEAGKRVQDMLKNGVSRRAHARIQPKLDELKKAHDALTGDLSKRYQLS, encoded by the coding sequence ATGAAGAAAAACGGATCCATCGATATCGGCTCCGTCCGCGCCCGGTTCCGTGCCGTGCGCGACGGCCTCAACGCGGCCTTCCGTGAGCGCGAGGACGCGATCGAGTGCATCATCCTCGCCGCGCTTTCGCAGAGCCACGCCCTGCTCGTCGGACCTCCGGGCACGGCGAAGAGCGCGCTCTTCTTCGGCTTCCTCGCGTCGTTCCCGGACGCGCGGAAGTTCCAGACCCTCGTCACCAAGTTCGGCACCGAGGACGAGTACTTCGGCCCGGTGAAGCTCTCGGCGCTGAAGAACGACCTCTGGGAGAGGAACCTGGATGGCCGCCTAGCGGCCGTCGAGTGCGCCTTCCTCGACGAGGTGTTCAAGGGCTCGGACAGCGTGCTCAACGCCTTCTTGAGCGCGATGAACGAGCGGCTCTACAAGGGGCAGCCGATCCCCCTGCGGCTGCTCGTGGGCGCGTCGAACGAGCTGCCCGAGGAGGAGATCCTCGCGGCGATCTACGACCGCTTCCTGCTGCGTGACGTCGTGGAGTACGTCCAGGCGGACGCCACCTGGATGAACCTCGTCGCCGCGCCGCCGGAGTACAAGCCGGCCGCACAGATCGGCCTCGCCGAGTGGGAGGCGGCGGCGAAGGAGGCGCAGCGGGTCGAGCTGCCCCAGCGTGTCGTCGAGGAGATGCTGCGGCTCCGCACGGCGCTCAAGGCGGACGGCCTGGTCCTCTCGGATCGGCGCTGGATTGCGCTCACGCGCGTGCTCAAGGCGGCGGCGTGGCTCGACGACGCGCAGGCTGTCGAGCTCGATCACCTCTCGGTCCTGAAGTACGGGCTCTGGAACAAGCCCGAGGATCGGGCGCGCGTCGTCGCCGTCCTCCAAACGGTGGATCGCTCCGTCGTCGCGCAGGCCATCGATGTTGTCGACGAGGCCCTCAAGGCGTACGCCAATCGGCCGACCGACGCGGCGGCCTACCAGACGACGCTCCCGCAGCTCGCCGACAAGGTCACGGAGGCGGGCAAGCGCGTGCAGGACATGCTGAAGAACGGTGTGTCGCGCCGCGCCCATGCCCGCATCCAGCCCAAGCTCGACGAGCTGAAGAAGGCCCACGACGCGCTCACGGGCGACCTCTCGAAGCGCTACCAGCTCTCGTAG
- a CDS encoding phospholipase D-like domain-containing protein, which yields MPSTRWRALGPGSVLGTLRADLRKAAREVVVVGPFIDDYFAETAVACCPKGVRLRVLTRSPAAVDPMFAGHAEAALARFRGRPLTEVRPLDRLHAKLVLIDETTVFCGSANWYRYSLEEGLEVVLRGPVDEAPTLLDELASLWDQAGVSRAEEAGSSPRVRPRTPSARSAVTEGFRTEVLDPIAAAKLASVPGAFVLGKRTDGIKRRG from the coding sequence ATGCCGTCGACGCGATGGCGCGCGCTTGGTCCCGGTAGCGTCCTGGGGACGCTCCGCGCCGATCTGAGAAAGGCGGCCCGAGAAGTAGTCGTCGTGGGTCCCTTCATCGACGACTACTTCGCGGAGACCGCCGTCGCGTGCTGCCCCAAGGGGGTGCGGCTCAGGGTGCTGACGCGCTCGCCCGCGGCGGTGGACCCGATGTTCGCGGGCCACGCAGAGGCGGCGCTTGCGAGGTTCCGAGGGCGCCCGCTGACCGAGGTGCGCCCCCTGGATCGCTTGCACGCGAAGCTCGTGCTCATCGACGAGACGACCGTATTCTGTGGCAGCGCGAACTGGTATCGCTACAGCCTCGAAGAAGGGCTGGAGGTGGTCCTACGCGGCCCGGTCGACGAGGCTCCTACGCTCCTCGATGAGCTCGCATCCTTGTGGGATCAGGCTGGTGTGAGCCGCGCGGAAGAAGCCGGCTCGTCGCCGCGCGTGAGGCCCCGGACACCGAGCGCTCGTTCCGCCGTCACCGAAGGGTTCCGAACGGAAGTGCTCGATCCGATTGCTGCCGCGAAGCTCGCGAGCGTGCCTGGGGCGTTCGTTCTGGGAAAGAGGACGGACGGCATAAAAAGACGGGGATGA